A part of Apostichopus japonicus isolate 1M-3 chromosome 10, ASM3797524v1, whole genome shotgun sequence genomic DNA contains:
- the LOC139974794 gene encoding uncharacterized protein isoform X2, translating to MLEPGDISVDYFKHDPMPNPGSEPPDSLKGIPMFLGKYDDVPQINVGHFHSDVIEVKGERDITILFQERDSSDTKKWHNLKTFTLGDGDAGFELSFKGTCSGCSIL from the exons ATGTTGGAACCTGGAGATATCAGTGTGGATTATTTTAAACATGATCCAATGCCCAATCCTGGATCAGAACCACCCGACTCTTTGAAAG gtATACCCATGTTTCTGGGCAAGTACGACGATGTCCCACAAATAAATGTCGGACATTTCCACTCGGATGTTATAGAAGTAAAGGGTGAGAGGGATATTACTATTCTGTTTCAAGAGCGAGATTCATCCGACACCAAAAAATGGCACAATCTCAAAACGTTTACACTAGGTGACGGTGATGCTGGATTCGAATTGAGTTTCAAG GGCACCTGTTCGGGTTGCAGTATTCTTTGA
- the LOC139974794 gene encoding uncharacterized protein isoform X1 yields the protein MLEPGDISVDYFKHDPMPNPGSEPPDSLKGIPMFLGKYDDVPQINVGHFHSDVIEVKGERDITILFQERDSSDTKKWHNLKTFTLGDGDAGFELSFKVQNKHNAGMHHCKYTVENAKGTAVLMRYFKFNKGTCSGCSIL from the exons ATGTTGGAACCTGGAGATATCAGTGTGGATTATTTTAAACATGATCCAATGCCCAATCCTGGATCAGAACCACCCGACTCTTTGAAAG gtATACCCATGTTTCTGGGCAAGTACGACGATGTCCCACAAATAAATGTCGGACATTTCCACTCGGATGTTATAGAAGTAAAGGGTGAGAGGGATATTACTATTCTGTTTCAAGAGCGAGATTCATCCGACACCAAAAAATGGCACAATCTCAAAACGTTTACACTAGGTGACGGTGATGCTGGATTCGAATTGAGTTTCAAGGTACAGAACAAGCACAATGCAGGAATGCATCATTGTAAATACACTGTAGAAAACGCGAAAGGAACAGCAGTATTGATGcgatattttaaatttaataag GGCACCTGTTCGGGTTGCAGTATTCTTTGA